The following nucleotide sequence is from Aspergillus nidulans FGSC A4 chromosome I.
TTTCCTCACCTGAAGACCCTTGAGCTTCAGATGGTGGGCTGTAAGTGGCTGTCGACCACCAAGACCCACGCCAGTCAAATATCAGGTGCCCAGAGAAGCGTGCTTTCGCAATAACACTCAATTCAGTATCCAAGGCATCTGCACCCTCACAATCAATCTGCAATACTGTCCTTTGCCTCAGGGTGCGCGGTGCCTCGGTCGATGGAAGGAAGCATACAGCATGCGAATTGATGCTGGCTTCAGGCAGGAGACAATGTATCAACGAGCTGCGCGCAAGGCAGCAGGGCGGCAGGAGACTTCATCGCCCGAACCACCTCAAAGGCAGTACCGTCCGCTCAAGACACATGTGCTCCCATTTCAGGATCACGGCAAAAGTCCATCGTTCATGGTTTCTGAGAGCGAGGAACACAGCTTACTTCCCCCTCTGGTAAACATTAATATCTACATTACCCATCCTGATGGCCCCTTACTTCagatggagctggaagatgatcTCTAAGCAATGTACGCCCAGATTGCCGCCGAAGGTTTTGATGACAACCACTGGCGACTCGATGTGTACTTTCTGTCAAATGCGACAAATGAGGGTCGCTTTGCACACTATCAAGCTGAAAAGGCTGTCCGTGGGATTCTAAAGACATGCGTGATGAAGCAGAAATCAGACTGGATACAGGTCTCCCACCACCGACCACCCCACGACTCCCTGGGATGATTGAAATATACGATGATGACTACCATCCTGACCGCAGCTGGAGGGACGGTGCGCTGCACATGTGTCATATCTGCTACGGACCAGGTTTTGAACTTGGACAGCCTCTTGATGAGAGTTGGTATGGCATCGACCCTGATCCGGATCAGTCTTTGAGCTATTTGATCTGGGAGCACTCTCGTTGGGATGGCTGGCAAGGCACTCTTGGGGTATATCAGCGTGCTACAGATAGAGAGTGGATCACTTGGTGAGGCTCTCTTATCATGGGTCTGGTATCCTTCAGGCTGTGATGACACTATCTGTTCTCGAAGTTGGCCCGATTCACAGTACCTACCTTTCAAGCAACTTAAACACACTCCAATGGTGTTTCTTCCCCTGATATAGCCATGTATTGTTTATGCTTCTTTTGTGGTCCTTATTGCGCTGCCCGCTGGTTCAACCATACTTGGTCGCGGAGACTACTAGGGCTTGAGGTATATTTTCGTTAGCTGGCGGCCACTGCTAAGTGAATGGGGTATTGTAGGAGCCCTGGCGCTTGTAAATCCTGGGTCTTCACGCGCGACTATTACGCCACATCGATCCAAAAAGACCCTGTTGACCCAGTAACTAGTTGGGAGCATGATATTGACATGGGAGCAGATATAAGAATTGATACTTGATTAATGAAGTAGCATTGATATGTGCTAGTCCTGTAGCATCCCAATAATGAATCCACCCAGCCAGTTGGCGCCTTGGTGCCTGGACCTATTGTCAACTCATCGTTCTGTAACTTCTGTTTCCCCTCCATCTCCCAGGCCTCTATCAACTCTCTGCCCAATCGCTTCCCAAAAACATGGCACTCGACTATCTCCCCTCATGGGGCCAGCTCCCTGTCTAGAAATATCTAATCGTGAGACTCCCCTCCTAAAATACAATCCTGTTGTTCTCATTCAAACCCCGCGAATCCTGGAACTATGCATCTACCGAACAAACTCCCACGCAGCGCGCGCGCCTGGTCAAGCAATTCCTaaacctcgaccagctcaacTTAGACTGGTACTTGACATACGGCACAACCGACCCAGACGCCCAGCCCGCCTGCGTCCCAACCAGAGAAGAGATATCCACGATCCTGCGCCCCTGGCAGTCTGACAACATGCACCGACGAGCCTGGCGCGTCTGGCAGGTCTACATCAACGCGGGAGGCAATAACCCACTCCTGCTGAGGACATGGTATGATCCTGCCGATGACGAGCGCGTGAATAGCTGGGCGACACTCTCGGAGGAATTCCCCGACGACGCGGACCGGGCGATCCTAGACGACCGTGCCCTCTTTGATTTTGGAGCCGGTCCCTGGCAGCGGGTACTCGAGATCCTGCCAGGAATTGCTATTCCTCTCGTAAAAGACACCCCGCCTGGATACGTCCGCCAAAAAGACTGGCGCGCGGACATTGATGACTATACCTTCTACTCTCGTTTCACGGAAGGGTTGAACGCAGTTGAGCGGTCGAACCCATCGTGGAGAAACGATTTGAATATCCTCGTTAAAAAGAACGCTGCCGCGCGGTGCTTCTTGCATCTTGTATCACGGAGTTACATCCTGATTGCAGATAAAAGAGACCTTTGAAACCGATAACTTCTTGCTCGCTTATCTCGATGCGAAGGGGAGAGTTACGATGCAGGGCCAGATTCTCGTCGATGAGGACAGGTTAACTAGGGTTTCGTTGGACTGGTTTGAGCGAAGGCCTCCGATTGAGGTCTTCGAAGGGCACGCTTGGTGCGGAGTATGTTGTGGCTGCCGGGAATGAGGGGGATCGCGAGGTGTATTACTGGACGAGGGGGGATTTGGAGGATGATCCGCTGCTTGGTGGTGAGGACTAATGCTATTGTAGTTTGTTGTGTCTGGGTTAGAATATGCAGTTAGGTAATGGCTTTTATGCCCCGGACAGCATTGAGCAGGGAGTTCTCTAGATCGTGATTGAGTTGCCGTGGCTGTATCACACCAAATGCGGTAACAAATTTCTGGACCAGGAATGTGACAAATAGCGGCTCTTGCGAAAACTGTCTAACCCTGTAAATCAATCTTAATCAGAGGGGATTTACCTTGTGGAGTTATAGCGACCTTTACTACACCATAACCCGAATGACTGGTATGAGCTCCGCCAACTGTTTGATATACCAAATtctttcaacaaccagaCTCAACTATTACGGTGGCTAGTTATATTCAAAGGGCTAAGCTACAGAAAATCCAGGGCTGAGATATCAATTCTATTGGAGTAGTTACTATTGGCATTTCGTTGTTAAAAGTGCGGTGCATAGTAATAGTATACTAACCTGCTCCAGAACCACTAGGCGATCGAGATACGTGGAAAAGCCAATCAGAGAAGCCAATCACTCGCTGTTTAACAAGCCTAAATAGAAGGCTTCACGGTTAATCTGTATTCAGGCATCAAGCAAACAGTGCTACACATCTATCAATTAAAACTCGCCATTCATCCATATTCCAGTAACATGAAATACTAACTCCATTCTTCAAAGCTACAGTCAATCCCTCAAAACTGCATCTGCCTTCTCCTGAAATGCATTCATTGCAGCCCGATATAGCTCCGGCCCAAGGCTAATCCGCGCCAatcccagcttcttcaaTTCACGCACTGTCAGAAAGCCTTCCCTCAAAACCAGCTTCACATTCAGCCTTCCCTCAAACGCTTTCACCAATCTCTCAACTTCATCCTTCGATACGCCCCTGCCCCCAGCACCACCCCAAACAAACACCGTGCAAGCACCAGCGTCCAAGTAAGCCTTACCTCTCTCAATCGCATCCTCGATAGTCCCCTTATCCAGGCTTCCAAGGACATCCGTCCTCGCATTAACCACAAAATCAGGAACACCCGATTCTTTCGCCGCCTGCAGCGCAACTTTTATGCGATGCACGGCGTCTAAGAGGGGGCGAAGCTGGCCTGTGTTGCTGTCAAGGTCTTCAATGTTGCAGCCTACAACGCCTAGCTTGATAATCTCTTTGACCGTCAGAGCGACATCGTTATAGCCGTCTTGTATATCGACTGTTAAAGGAAATCTGAGAGATATATCTGTCTGATCTTGGTGGGAGAGCACTTCATTGCGCTTAAGAACTGACGCGATGGAGCGGATAGCAGCTAGGTTTTGAGGAAAGCTTAGGGCATCGTCCGGGATGCCTTGGGATGTGGCAATTGCATAGCTGCCTGTTGCAATGGCTTTTGTGGAGGGATGATTGGCAATGAGAGAGGCCGTTGCTGCGTCGTAGACGTTGGTTAGGATAAGTGGGTTCTTGGGATCGTGGAGACTGCGGAAGTAGATGGCTTGGTTGTTGTGTTCGGTTCTGATAGGCATTGTTGCGAAGATAGATGATATATAATTAGAGATACTGGTATTTTTAGTAAGTATCTTTTAATGAGAGAAGAATTTATTGCAGGATCTTGAGAAATGAGTGATGGGGTACTTATAAGGGCTCGGTGTCTCTGGCCTCTATACGAGACGTTGCTCTCAAATTGACCACTCAGAATCAAGCATTCGAGAGGCGTACATTTAGTAGTGGACATTTCTAAGCTAGCCACCAATAGGAGTCCTTCACAGCACGGGATAGAATCGGCTATTATTTAGAGCATTTGATTGTCGAGTATCTCATTTTGCATGATGTTAATCCCAAACGAACCATTTGCATCGTAATGACATCACCTGAGTCTGAAAGTATTCGCCCTAAAATGATAATTTCCGTGAGACAGGAGTCAGCTCCTTTGTATATCTAGTTTCGTGATGTATTCATTTTCAGCTCTTGTACCTTTAGTGATTCTATTGCACTGAAGGAACCGTCACGCATTTGGTTCGACGCGACAAACATAAACCAGTAGAAGAAGTCAGTTAGCGTATCTACAAAGCCCAGTAATGCATACCATACAACCACATCCCACGTCTGATAGCCCATGCCCGTCCCAACCACCCACCGGGGCATGAAAGATGCTCATAGGAGTTTGCCGAGATGTAACGGGGTTCCAATCCCGgacaggagaggaagaatcAATCAGCTAAAACAGCTCTAAAGTAATAATGGGTTACTTACTGTACATCTCGCTCCTGCACCTGGCTGGAACCCCATGCCCGTCCCGTCCTCCCTCCTTGGGCTATGGTAGTATGTAGAGAAACTAAAAACAATGATAAAACATTATGCGCGGCTGTTCTCAACCACCTAACCCAGGGCTGCACAAGTTAGTATCCAGGCCCGCCCAGCCCGCCCGTCCATGGCCTGGGGTTGCAGCATTTGATTGACATAGTATAGTGTCCAAGTTAGCCATGCAGAACCAAGACCCATATAGCGGTGCTCACTTGTTGAATCAGACACCGCTTGATAACCGACCGTCATCTCTAAGCCTGTCCCTATCTCCCGCCAGGGCATGCTAAGtcagttggagaaggggtaTGATGAGACCGGAGGCGGATGCTCTAGATGACGATGGTGAAGGTAAACGGAGGCGCGGTCAAGAAAGACAGGAAGGAAGCTGGGAGAATTGTAAGACGAACGTAATCGTAAGAGGATGAAACTGTAGTGCGAAGGGGGAAAACGTTGAAGCTGATGTGGAGTAGTCGAAGCCACATGCAACACCCTACTAACTGCCGGGCCATCGATATATATCACTGTCAGTCGCAGTCgaacaaagccaaagcagaaATCACCCGGGCCTCCCCGACCACCCAGCCTGAGACCCAGCCCAAACCGCCCCAACCACCCACCGGGTCTGGGATAAGAATAAGGATTGTGTCTCAGTTGATGGCTACGCCCGACCACCCACCAAATCGAAATACCCCGACCGCCCCTACCGCCCTGCCGGGCCAGAGATgggaaagaaagggaaggaagagggaaaTTGAAAGATGTGTCAAAGGCATTTGCTTCCTCAGCATTAACCAAGGGGAGGACTTAGCTTCATTGTATAGAGCGATACATACTACACAACCACTGCATCACCCAAGCCTTGATAGTTACCGAGCAACGTTCGCCACATGATCATGGATTATGAGTAGGAACGGTGTGAAATGCTCCAAGTCTATATTAACCGACCATCCTCTCACATCCTATAACTCGGACCTGTCCTTGCCACCCCAGCCAGGGCgtggaagaacaagaaattcCCTTAAGTAGCATTTAGCACTTATTAGAGGACCATTACCGGGGAAATACTTATCTTCACTCCAACGAACCAGCAGCCACTGTCCGATGACCCAGGCCCGTCCCTATCACCCATCCAGAGCCTGTAATGTAGGtgataagaaagaaaatgaagTCGAAGGTGCTATCGTAGGCGGAAAGATTAGGGGAAACTATCATGTtgaaagaggaaagaggaaggattgTCTAGAAGACGGAGAGAACAACTTGATGGGTACTGGGATAGGGCATTTATAGAAGCAGCTGGGAAACGGGAGCAATATACTACAACGAAACGAGAAGTGGACCTTGGCCCTCCGCAGGCTTCCTCTGGTTGCCCCGAGGACGGCAGACTTGCAGCACCGCGGGCCTGTGGGGG
It contains:
- a CDS encoding isocitrate lyase/PEP mutase family protein (transcript_id=CADANIAT00006859); amino-acid sequence: MPIRTEHNNQAIYFRSLHDPKNPLILTNVYDAATASLIANHPSTKAIATGSYAIATSQGIPDDALSFPQNLAAIRSIASVLKRNEVLSHQDQTDISLRFPLTVDIQDGYNDVALTVKEIIKLGVVGCNIEDLDSNTGQLRPLLDAVHRIKVALQAAKESGVPDFVVNARTDVLGSLDKGTIEDAIERGKAYLDAGACTVFVWGGAGGRGVSKDEVERLVKAFEGRLNVKLVLREGFLTVRELKKLGLARISLGPELYRAAMNAFQEKADAVLRD
- a CDS encoding uncharacterized protein (transcript_id=CADANIAT00006858), translating into MPDLADLPAELLDEILFLAFGTTPRYNNRYDEGVLDIKGLSRLLLVNRKHHQAFLPRVYSHWTYIGTLHSYSGLWKFLRTIIENPSLALIVEVLNIGNWGVCPSYLDRNHELQDQDEQVQFALNDKETVKTAIRRAGLQGDIESQIYNAIFADGCEYQSRYRRPLVALLLTCLPSISKQWPATGRLWCTVDLTTQPGGIHVLSEVPGYHDRDPNPLDGYIDDPSLKLDNIWPVFYLDRLHIVRLYDFDPEGFSRLVQQKIQTALKSLSFPWDNDKAKAKENVWQTFNNEFWAAILKYKRTLEYLDVFHDFPPERRKYRLADYFGPLTEFTQLRYLSSWLRCSLAAILRSVAPLRLKEALLASIESLVFAAEDAGRTITDLPRQVEEVVSDFPHLKTLELQMVGCICTLTINLQYCPLPQGARCLGRWKEAYSMRIDAGFRQETMYQRAARKAAGRQETSSPEPPQRQYRPLKTHVLPFQDHGKSPSFMVSESEEHSLLPPLIAAEGFDDNHWRLDVYFLSNATNEGRFAHYQAEKAVRLPPPTTPRLPGMIEIYDDDYHPDRSWRDGALHMCHICYGPGFELGQPLDESWYGIDPDPDQSLSYLIWEHSRWDGWQGTLGVYQRATDREWITWSPGACKSWVFTRDYYATSIQKDPVDPRARLVKQFLNLDQLNLDWYLTYGTTDPDAQPACVPTREEISTILRPWQSDNMHRRAWRVWQVYINAGGNNPLLLRTWYDPADDERVNSWATLSEEFPDDADRAILDDRALFDFGAGPWQRVLEILPGIAIPLVKDTPPGYVRQKDWRADIDDYTFYSRFTEGLNAVERSNPSWRNDLNILVKKNAAARCFLHLTFETDNFLLAYLDAKGRVTMQGQILVDEDRLTRVSLDWFERRPPIEVFEGHAWCGLGNGFYAPDSIEQGVL